In the genome of Acanthopagrus latus isolate v.2019 chromosome 4, fAcaLat1.1, whole genome shotgun sequence, the window aaatcaactgtcCATAGATCTTTTGCAAAACCAATTTTACTAGAAggagaatttacatttttacattatcATGTCTTAAAGTAAGCGTCACAGCATTTACAGGAAACCTATAACAGGTGATAACACGACAGTCTCGTCACGTAGTAACAGAATCAACTTGCTGCTCACTGGTAAACAAAAGTAGTTCCTCTCTTTCCTGCTGAAGCTCTTCCCATTTCTTCCGCAGCTCTGCCCTCTCCTTCTGCAGCTcatctttctgtttgttcaaGTCTTTGGCTTCCTCCTGCTGTGCTTTCCTCAGTGACTCGATTTgctccctctctgcagctgcctccCTGGCATTCACTGCACGcagcttctccagcagctccctctgATGCTCCAGAGCCCGCGCCTCCTCCCTCTGCGCTCTCCTCATGGACTCTATCAGCTCCTGCTCCCTCCTGAAGAGACgcttttctccttcagatgctCGTGAAACTTTCAACACACCTGTAAGGCAAAAGGCTACAGGTTTAGTCTCACTACCATCTTGGATGCAGACGGTAGGAACCGCTAAATGAAGCCATGTACTTAAATTAATGTTCACAGTTACTTCTTATTGAGTTGGAGTATAAAGGAAATTTACAGTGGATGATCAAAacatattgttgtgtttttctgcaagTTCCATAAACCATTTACCTGAAACTGTTCTCTTCTCTATCGCCCCAACAGTCGCTGGTGGTGTCGATGTGTCACCATTAGCTTTGGGGCCCTTTGATGAACACGACTGTGGTGGGTTCAGCCCGTTGGCCACTAGCTGAGAAAATACCTCCGGGTGTCTCTTTGACAAGTGCTGATGCAGCTGTCCTGTGCTGCCTCCTTCAAAGTATTGTAACTTCTTCATGCATATCCGACAACGAGCTGCAGACAAACTGTCCAAGTGCTCGTAGTGTCTCCAGATCAAAGTGCGTTTATGTCTAACAGGGCAGTGATCAGTTGCCTCTTCACATGTTATTTGTTCTGCTGGACCTCCTTTGGCAGCTTCCAGGATTCCATTAGGAGCAAAGTCAGCGTGATCCACTGGGGTAAGGGagtctctgtcctcctgtgCCACTTCCACTAAAATATGAGGATAACAGAGCTATAATGATTGACTTtatttgataactgattaattgttcTGGGCATAAATTAGTTAAAAgatcaaatacacacacagcagtgatcATACAACATTACCTGGAAATGATCTCTTCTCTGTCATCACAACAGTCTCTGGTGGTGTCACTGTGCCACCTTTAGTGTGTGACCCCAGTGCCGAGTTCTTCTCATCGGCCACTAGCTGAGAGAACACCTTCGGGTGTTTCGTTGACATGTGCCGACGCAGGTTGCTGGTGCTGCTGCCTTCAAAGCACTGTAGCTTCTGCATGCAAATGCAGCAAAGAGCAGCTGCCAGACTGTCCAACCGCTTGTAGTGCCTCCAAATCAAGCTCCGTCTACGTCTTACACGGCGGTCATCAGCCGCCTCTTCACGTGTTATTTGTTCCGCTGGACCTTTTTGTGCAGCTTCCAGGATGCCTTTAATAGCAGAGTTTAAGTCAGCATCATTCCCCGTGGTAGGCGTGTCAGAGTCTCCGTCCTCCAGGGCCACTTCCactaaatacaagaaaaaaaaagttagaatGACAGCTACAACTATCCACTTAATGTGTGCTGGTGATATGTTTACACATGTGATTCGTTTTTCAGTGTATCAAAAGTCTAAAAATGGGTTAATATGATTATTAGTAGTAACCAAACAGTTCTAATCCCAATCTATAGTATTACAAAAACAGCGGCAAAGTCATACATTTGAGAACCCTTAAATACCttgatattttattcaaatgtatctaaacaatttttatttcattcagaaGTATAATAAAAACCTGCTACGTTACTGAACTCTTTAGGGGTGAGAAGGAAAAGATGACAGTTACAAAGCTGAGTGTAACCCAAAGGAGTTTCACTCCTGTCCTCTGTGAACTGACATTTAATATAGTACCTTCATAAGACTAGTTTAATTTACCACAAACTGATTGTCATCAACATAATTTCCATATTAAAACAATAACCATGAAAGCAATGTAATATGTCATTATCAGACATGGGCAATGTGTCCTTAAACTACTATTGGGTTATTTTCAGACCATTCTGCTCTAGCTAAATtatatctcaatattttgaaatcttcaaAAACGCGCTTAATAAATGACAAGACATGCAaccaaatcaaatatcacaattttgtattattatgGTATGATGCTTG includes:
- the LOC119018746 gene encoding zinc finger BED domain-containing protein; the encoded protein is MLSRKRSVAWDFFETVDSETVRCLLCSNNMIRYEQGSTTNMLRHLRAKHPAEVKGMRGRVAETAPINCHEDMETDSDHFCSVEVALEDGDSDTPTTGNDADLNSAIKGILEAAQKGPAEQITREEAADDRRVRRRRSLIWRHYKRLDSLAAALCCICMQKLQCFEGSSTSNLRRHMSTKHPKVFSQLVADEKNSALGSHTKGGTVTPPETVVMTEKRSFPVEVAQEDRDSLTPVDHADFAPNGILEAAKGGPAEQITCEEATDHCPVRHKRTLIWRHYEHLDSLSAARCRICMKKLQYFEGGSTGQLHQHLSKRHPEVFSQLVANGLNPPQSCSSKGPKANGDTSTPPATVGAIEKRTVSGVLKVSRASEGEKRLFRREQELIESMRRAQREEARALEHQRELLEKLRAVNAREAAAEREQIESLRKAQQEEAKDLNKQKDELQKERAELRKKWEELQQEREELLLFTSEQQVDSVTT